Proteins encoded by one window of Modestobacter marinus:
- a CDS encoding UDP-N-acetylmuramate dehydrogenase has protein sequence MQVRHDARLADLTTLGVGGPIERLVEVTGRDELVAAIRDADDAGRPLLVLGGGSNVVAPDAGWPGDVVLVRTRGIARRDAADGVELEVEAGEPWDDLVAHTVAQRLAGMEALSGIPGSTGATPVQNVGAYGQEVAALITSVRVYDRAGGVERAFGPAELGFAYRDSRLKQQPGAYVVLSVTFRLRASEQSSPVSYAELAKALGVELGETAPLGAVRDAVLALRRGKGMVWDPADPDSRSAGSFFTNPVVPVGTAVPECPSWPAGIGADGAAQVKLSAAWLVQHSGYGRGTRAGRVGTSSRHSLALTTEPGATAAELMAFAGQVVAAVREQFGVTLVPEPTAVRP, from the coding sequence GTGCAGGTACGCCATGACGCCCGGCTGGCGGACCTGACGACCCTGGGGGTCGGCGGTCCGATCGAGAGGCTGGTCGAGGTCACCGGCCGCGACGAGCTGGTCGCCGCCATCCGGGACGCCGACGACGCCGGCCGCCCGCTGCTGGTGCTCGGCGGCGGCTCGAACGTCGTGGCCCCGGACGCCGGCTGGCCCGGCGACGTGGTCCTGGTGCGCACCCGGGGCATCGCGCGCCGGGACGCCGCCGACGGCGTCGAGCTCGAGGTGGAGGCCGGTGAGCCCTGGGACGACCTGGTGGCGCACACCGTGGCGCAGCGGCTGGCCGGGATGGAGGCGCTGTCGGGCATCCCCGGCTCGACCGGCGCCACCCCGGTGCAGAACGTCGGCGCCTACGGCCAGGAGGTCGCGGCGCTGATCACCTCCGTGCGGGTGTACGACCGCGCGGGCGGGGTCGAGCGGGCGTTCGGCCCGGCCGAGCTGGGCTTCGCCTACCGGGACAGCCGGCTCAAGCAGCAGCCCGGCGCGTACGTCGTCCTCTCGGTGACCTTCCGGCTGCGGGCCTCGGAGCAGTCCAGCCCGGTCAGCTACGCGGAGCTCGCCAAGGCGCTGGGCGTCGAGCTGGGCGAGACGGCGCCGCTGGGCGCGGTGCGCGACGCCGTGCTGGCCCTGCGCCGCGGCAAGGGGATGGTCTGGGACCCGGCCGACCCCGACTCGCGCAGCGCCGGCTCCTTCTTCACCAATCCCGTCGTGCCGGTCGGCACCGCCGTCCCCGAGTGCCCGTCCTGGCCGGCCGGCATCGGGGCCGACGGGGCCGCGCAGGTGAAGCTGAGCGCGGCCTGGCTGGTGCAGCACTCCGGCTACGGCCGGGGCACCCGCGCGGGCCGGGTCGGGACGTCGTCGCGGCACAGCCTGGCGCTGACCACCGAGCCCGGCGCCACCGCCGCGGAGCTGATGGCCTTCGCCGGCCAGGTGGTCGCCGCGGTGCGCGAGCAGTTCGGCGTCACCCTGGTGCCCGAGCCGACCGCGGTGCGCCCGTGA
- a CDS encoding Fur family transcriptional regulator, whose translation MSGPESAPPLAAELRARGLRLTSQRQRVLAAVAALEHGTPEEIGARLRADAGPGGAAPDTSTVYRTLELLERLGLVWHTHLGKGAPIYHAAQHPHLHVVCQSCGEVQSVDPALLDGAAERLGAQLGFTLDVGHVALSGTCRACAEKEDA comes from the coding sequence GTGTCCGGACCGGAGAGCGCGCCGCCGTTGGCCGCCGAGCTGCGGGCCCGCGGCCTGCGGCTGACCAGCCAGCGGCAGCGGGTGCTGGCCGCCGTCGCGGCGCTGGAGCACGGCACCCCCGAGGAGATCGGCGCCCGGCTGCGGGCCGACGCCGGCCCGGGCGGCGCCGCCCCGGACACCTCGACGGTCTACCGGACGCTGGAGCTGCTCGAGCGGCTCGGCCTCGTCTGGCACACCCACCTGGGCAAGGGCGCACCGATCTACCACGCCGCCCAGCACCCGCACCTGCACGTCGTCTGCCAGTCCTGCGGTGAGGTCCAGTCGGTCGACCCCGCGCTGCTGGACGGTGCCGCGGAACGTCTGGGCGCCCAGCTGGGTTTCACCCTGGACGTGGGCCACGTGGCGCTGTCCGGCACCTGTCGAGCCTGCGCGGAGAAGGAGGACGCATGA
- a CDS encoding PspC domain-containing protein, producing the protein MTAPASRRLTRDSQHKVIAGVCAGLARRFGLSRTGLRVAFVVSCVLPGPQFIAYLVLWVVMPRDDRR; encoded by the coding sequence ATGACCGCTCCCGCATCCCGCCGGCTCACCCGCGACTCCCAGCACAAGGTCATCGCCGGGGTGTGCGCCGGTCTGGCCCGCCGGTTCGGCCTGTCCCGCACCGGTCTGCGGGTGGCGTTCGTCGTCTCCTGCGTGCTCCCGGGCCCGCAGTTCATCGCCTACCTGGTGCTGTGGGTCGTCATGCCGCGCGACGACCGGCGCTGA
- a CDS encoding class I SAM-dependent methyltransferase encodes MSDHTQRASLPPVRKAPRLAAGRARALGLPTRGTTNANRLRRVDRWLVATQVARLRDAARPLVVDLGYGASAVTTLELVDRLAPEVDRLEVVGLEIDPERVAAVAADRDPPRVDFRVGGFELAGLRPVLVRAFNVLRQYDEESATRAWDTMRAALAPGGLLVEGTCDEWGRRSTWVALDEDGPLTLTLAARVSDLERPSDLAERLPKALIHHNVPGQPVHAFLTAFDTAWASAAGLSTFGPRQRWAAAVETLAADGWPLVGPSRRWRHGEVSVRWSAVAPA; translated from the coding sequence GTGAGCGACCACACCCAGCGTGCGTCGCTGCCCCCCGTCCGCAAGGCCCCCCGGCTGGCCGCCGGCCGCGCCCGCGCGCTCGGGCTGCCGACCCGCGGCACCACGAACGCCAACCGGCTGCGCCGGGTCGACCGCTGGCTGGTGGCCACCCAGGTCGCCCGGCTGCGCGACGCCGCCCGACCACTGGTCGTCGACCTCGGGTACGGGGCGTCGGCGGTGACCACGCTGGAGCTGGTCGACCGGCTCGCCCCGGAGGTCGACCGGCTGGAGGTGGTCGGCCTGGAGATCGACCCCGAGCGGGTGGCCGCCGTCGCCGCCGACCGCGACCCGCCGCGGGTGGACTTCCGGGTGGGCGGGTTCGAGCTCGCCGGCCTGCGCCCGGTGCTGGTGCGGGCGTTCAACGTGCTGCGCCAGTACGACGAGGAGTCCGCCACCCGCGCCTGGGACACGATGCGCGCCGCGCTGGCGCCCGGGGGCCTGCTGGTCGAGGGCACCTGCGACGAGTGGGGACGACGCTCGACCTGGGTGGCCCTGGACGAGGACGGCCCGCTCACCCTGACCCTCGCCGCCCGGGTGTCGGACCTGGAGCGGCCCTCGGACCTGGCCGAACGGCTGCCCAAGGCGCTGATCCACCACAACGTCCCCGGCCAGCCGGTGCACGCCTTCCTCACCGCCTTCGACACCGCCTGGGCCTCGGCGGCCGGGCTGTCCACGTTCGGCCCGCGGCAGCGCTGGGCCGCCGCCGTCGAGACGCTGGCCGCCGACGGCTGGCCGCTGGTCGGCCCCAGCCGGCGGTGGCGGCACGGCGAGGTCAGCGTGCGCTGGTCGGCGGTCGCGCCGGCCTGA
- a CDS encoding SDR family oxidoreductase — MSSPVAPSSTSTPPGGAGRVAVVTGASSGIGAATAERLAADGFSVVLAARRIDRLTELAERIGGRAVQLDVTDPDSVAALAAGLDRVDVLVNNAGGAFDTNPVADADLDSWQRTYDVNVLGTVRVTKALLPALRASGAGDLVFVGSTAGLVSYEGGASYTAAKHGVHTLVETLRLELVAEPVRVVEIAPGMVRTEEFSLNRTRSQEKADAVYRGVREPLVAADVADCIAWAVTRPHHVNVDLLVVRPRAQAAQHKVHRESD; from the coding sequence ATGTCCAGCCCCGTCGCCCCGTCCTCCACCAGCACCCCTCCCGGCGGGGCCGGCCGCGTCGCCGTCGTCACCGGCGCCTCCAGCGGCATCGGCGCCGCGACCGCCGAGCGGCTGGCCGCCGACGGGTTCTCCGTCGTGCTGGCCGCCCGCCGGATCGACCGGCTCACCGAGCTGGCGGAGCGGATCGGCGGCCGGGCCGTGCAGCTCGACGTCACCGACCCCGACTCGGTGGCCGCGCTGGCCGCCGGGCTGGACCGGGTCGACGTCCTGGTCAACAACGCCGGCGGCGCGTTCGACACCAACCCGGTGGCCGACGCGGACCTCGACTCCTGGCAGCGCACCTACGACGTCAACGTGCTGGGCACCGTGCGGGTGACCAAGGCGCTGCTGCCGGCGCTGCGGGCCTCGGGCGCGGGTGACCTGGTGTTCGTCGGCTCGACGGCCGGGCTGGTCAGCTACGAGGGCGGCGCCAGCTACACCGCCGCCAAGCACGGGGTGCACACGCTGGTCGAGACGCTGCGCCTGGAGCTGGTGGCCGAGCCGGTCCGGGTGGTCGAGATCGCGCCGGGGATGGTCAGGACCGAGGAGTTCTCGCTCAACCGCACGCGGTCGCAGGAGAAGGCCGACGCCGTCTACCGCGGGGTGCGCGAGCCGCTGGTCGCCGCGGACGTCGCCGACTGCATCGCCTGGGCGGTCACCCGGCCGCACCACGTGAACGTCGACCTGCTCGTCGTCCGCCCGCGCGCGCAGGCCGCCCAGCACAAGGTCCACCGCGAGTCCGACTGA
- a CDS encoding 3-keto-5-aminohexanoate cleavage protein — protein sequence MVSTPVGVQGTLLTLAPTGAESAKADVPALPVTVEEVVATARDCQALGAAVLHLHVRGTDTRPTLDLPRVREVVAAVREATDLVVQLSTGGAVTDPAEARLAVLDAAPDAASLSLGTVNFGRDVFYNPWDLIVELHTRMQQRGVVPEYEVFDLGQLATLARLLDRHGPPAGGHVHVDLVMGVPGGMPGTTAALAACLPFLPPGATFAATGVGRTSLPVMLAALSAGGHLRVGMEDTLTYAPGEPVRDNAQLVARAAGLARIAQRPPITPTEARQLLGITRVPTPAEVPR from the coding sequence ATGGTGAGCACCCCGGTCGGCGTCCAGGGCACCCTGCTGACCCTGGCGCCGACCGGCGCCGAGTCGGCCAAGGCCGACGTCCCGGCCCTGCCGGTCACCGTCGAGGAGGTGGTGGCCACCGCCCGCGACTGCCAGGCCCTCGGCGCAGCGGTGCTGCACCTGCACGTGCGGGGCACCGACACCCGGCCCACGCTGGACCTGCCCCGGGTCCGGGAGGTCGTGGCCGCCGTCCGGGAGGCCACCGACCTGGTCGTCCAGCTCTCCACCGGCGGCGCGGTCACCGACCCGGCCGAGGCCCGGCTGGCGGTGCTGGACGCCGCGCCGGACGCCGCCTCGCTGTCCCTGGGCACGGTCAACTTCGGCCGCGACGTCTTCTACAACCCCTGGGACCTCATCGTCGAGCTGCACACCCGGATGCAGCAGCGCGGCGTCGTCCCCGAGTACGAGGTGTTCGACCTGGGCCAGCTGGCCACCCTCGCCCGGCTGCTCGACCGGCACGGGCCGCCCGCCGGTGGGCACGTGCACGTCGACCTGGTGATGGGGGTGCCCGGCGGGATGCCCGGGACGACCGCCGCGCTGGCCGCCTGCCTGCCGTTCCTCCCGCCCGGGGCCACCTTCGCCGCCACCGGCGTGGGCCGCACCTCGCTGCCGGTGATGCTCGCCGCGCTGTCGGCCGGCGGTCACCTGCGGGTCGGCATGGAGGACACCCTCACCTACGCCCCCGGCGAGCCGGTGCGCGACAACGCCCAGCTGGTGGCCCGCGCGGCCGGGCTCGCCCGGATCGCCCAGCGCCCGCCGATCACCCCGACCGAGGCCCGGCAGCTGCTGGGCATCACGCGCGTCCCCACCCCTGCGGAGGTCCCCCGATGA
- a CDS encoding helix-turn-helix domain-containing protein translates to MQRPTEFVREQVTAVRESVATAAAEASTVNTTVSSSVGEFIRTQRNAAEVSLRELSRRAGVSNPYLSQVERGLRKPSAEILAQIARGLKISAETLYEQAGILDRRSGTAGTVAALRADEALSERHKAVLLELYETYTREHAAHLAREQAAAPTTTAAPTPTSQEETA, encoded by the coding sequence GTGCAGCGACCCACGGAGTTCGTCCGGGAGCAGGTGACCGCGGTCCGCGAGAGCGTGGCGACCGCGGCCGCCGAGGCCTCGACGGTGAACACGACCGTCAGCTCCTCGGTGGGTGAGTTCATCCGCACCCAGCGCAACGCCGCCGAGGTGTCGCTGCGCGAGCTGTCCCGCCGCGCCGGGGTCAGCAACCCGTACCTGTCCCAGGTCGAGCGCGGGCTGCGCAAGCCCTCGGCCGAGATCCTGGCGCAGATCGCCCGCGGCCTGAAGATCTCGGCGGAGACGCTCTACGAGCAGGCCGGGATCCTCGACCGGCGGTCCGGGACGGCCGGCACCGTCGCCGCCCTGCGCGCCGACGAGGCGCTCTCCGAGCGGCACAAGGCCGTGCTCCTGGAGCTGTACGAGACCTACACCCGGGAGCACGCCGCGCACCTGGCCCGTGAGCAGGCGGCGGCGCCCACCACCACAGCAGCACCCACCCCCACTTCGCAGGAGGAGACGGCATGA
- a CDS encoding DUF2516 family protein, protein MAGIDGLINLVVFYATLALAAWAFIDAIIRPAAAFVAAGKLTKPGWMAITGIATLVLLWQGPLSFLGLPAVIAAVVYLVDVRPAVRGLPRGNSSW, encoded by the coding sequence ATGGCTGGCATCGACGGGCTCATCAACCTCGTCGTCTTCTACGCGACCCTCGCCCTCGCCGCGTGGGCGTTCATCGACGCGATCATCCGACCGGCCGCCGCCTTCGTCGCGGCCGGGAAGCTGACCAAGCCCGGCTGGATGGCGATCACCGGCATCGCGACGCTGGTGCTGCTCTGGCAGGGGCCGCTCAGCTTCCTGGGCCTGCCGGCCGTGATCGCCGCCGTCGTCTACCTGGTCGACGTGCGCCCCGCGGTGCGCGGTCTCCCCCGGGGCAACTCGAGCTGGTGA
- a CDS encoding asparaginase: MGDQLSRWADEPVLVEVWRAGLGVDVLESVHRGALVVLGADGAPLLEVGDVARPVLPRSSNKPVQATTYLQAGWEPRHDRELAIAAASHNGEDEHRALAGELLAGAGLGPDDLGCPPALPQHERTRAEWLVAGRAPERLAMNCSGKHAAMLAACVAAGWPTAGYLDRDHPLQQAIEVRLGEAAGEPVAAVVVDGCGAPQHAISLTGLARGVLSLVQAEPGTPGRRVADAMRAHPWLVAGTGREDTELMQAVDGLLVKGGADGVHVAALPGAGAVALKLDDGGDRGRAPALAAGLRRLGVPAETLARWLVTPVSGGEGVVGEVRAAAVLG, from the coding sequence ATGGGCGACCAGTTGAGCCGCTGGGCCGACGAGCCGGTGCTCGTCGAGGTCTGGCGGGCCGGTCTCGGCGTCGACGTGCTGGAGTCGGTGCACCGCGGGGCGCTGGTCGTGCTCGGTGCCGACGGCGCACCCCTGCTGGAGGTCGGCGACGTCGCCCGGCCGGTGCTGCCGCGCTCGTCGAACAAGCCGGTCCAGGCCACCACGTACCTGCAGGCGGGCTGGGAGCCCCGGCACGACCGGGAGCTGGCCATCGCGGCCGCCTCGCACAACGGGGAGGACGAGCACCGGGCGCTCGCCGGCGAGCTGCTCGCCGGCGCCGGGCTGGGCCCCGACGACCTGGGCTGCCCGCCGGCGCTGCCGCAGCACGAGCGCACCCGGGCCGAGTGGCTGGTGGCCGGTCGTGCGCCGGAGCGGCTGGCGATGAACTGCTCGGGCAAGCACGCGGCGATGCTGGCCGCCTGCGTGGCGGCCGGCTGGCCGACCGCCGGGTACCTGGACCGCGACCACCCGCTGCAGCAGGCGATCGAGGTGCGGCTGGGCGAGGCCGCGGGCGAGCCCGTCGCCGCGGTCGTGGTCGACGGGTGCGGTGCGCCGCAGCACGCGATCTCGCTGACCGGGCTGGCCCGCGGTGTCCTGTCGCTGGTGCAGGCCGAGCCCGGCACACCGGGGCGCCGGGTCGCCGACGCGATGCGCGCGCACCCCTGGCTGGTGGCCGGCACCGGCCGGGAGGACACCGAGCTGATGCAGGCGGTGGACGGTCTGCTGGTGAAGGGCGGGGCCGACGGGGTGCACGTCGCGGCGCTGCCGGGGGCCGGGGCCGTGGCCTTGAAGCTCGACGACGGCGGCGACCGGGGCCGGGCGCCGGCGCTGGCCGCGGGGCTGCGGCGCCTGGGGGTGCCGGCCGAGACGCTGGCCCGGTGGCTGGTCACGCCGGTGAGCGGTGGCGAGGGCGTGGTGGGCGAGGTCCGGGCGGCCGCCGTCCTCGGCTGA
- a CDS encoding aminotransferase class IV — protein sequence MTNARVVVWRDGAATVVAPDEPVVTGFDLGLGRGDGVFESVLVTGGATPHLDAHLHRLRRSTAIMALTHPGDDAVRAVVAAGVADWPADVEGACRVLLTRGLGDGTAPTLLALLAPVPGETLRQREEGIAVVSLSLGVPADVRAGAPWLLGGAKTLSYAVNMAALRQAHAVGADDVVLTSVEGRLLEGPTSTVVWAAGGRLHTPPVETGILAGTTQARLFDRAEAAGWPTAVTPGSVEDLQAADAVWLLSGIRGAATVTRLDGVSRGDAGLSRQVRELLAR from the coding sequence GTGACGAACGCGCGGGTCGTGGTCTGGCGGGACGGCGCGGCGACGGTGGTCGCCCCTGACGAGCCGGTGGTGACCGGGTTCGACCTCGGGCTGGGCCGGGGCGACGGCGTGTTCGAGTCGGTGCTGGTCACCGGCGGGGCGACGCCGCACCTGGACGCGCACCTGCACCGGCTGCGCCGCTCCACGGCGATCATGGCGCTGACCCACCCCGGGGACGACGCCGTCCGGGCCGTGGTGGCCGCCGGGGTCGCCGACTGGCCGGCCGACGTCGAGGGGGCCTGCCGGGTCCTGCTCACCCGCGGCCTCGGCGACGGCACCGCGCCGACGCTGCTGGCCCTGCTGGCCCCGGTGCCGGGGGAGACGCTGCGGCAGCGGGAGGAGGGGATCGCCGTGGTCAGCCTCTCCCTCGGCGTGCCCGCCGACGTCCGCGCCGGCGCCCCGTGGCTGCTGGGTGGGGCCAAGACGCTCTCCTACGCGGTGAACATGGCCGCCCTGCGGCAGGCGCACGCGGTCGGCGCCGACGACGTCGTCCTCACCTCCGTGGAGGGCCGGCTGCTGGAGGGGCCGACGTCGACGGTCGTCTGGGCCGCCGGCGGCCGGCTGCACACCCCGCCGGTGGAGACCGGCATCCTGGCCGGCACCACGCAGGCCCGGCTCTTCGACCGGGCCGAGGCGGCCGGGTGGCCGACCGCGGTCACGCCGGGATCGGTCGAGGACCTGCAGGCCGCCGACGCGGTGTGGCTGCTGTCCGGCATCCGAGGTGCGGCGACGGTCACCCGGCTGGACGGCGTCTCCCGCGGGGACGCCGGGTTGTCCCGGCAGGTGCGCGAGCTGCTGGCCCGGTAG
- a CDS encoding spermidine synthase: MGRRDRGHLTALPGATEVGGGTAELLADADRDGAWQLLVNGTPQSHVDLTDPAYLEFEYVRRMGHVLDLVAEPGRPLDVVHLGGGALTLPRYVAVTRPGSAQRVMELDEALTELVRRELPLPRNARVRVRGIDARAGLAALPDASADVVLVDVFAGARTPAHLTTVEFATDVARVLRPGGTTAWNVSDGPPLRFARAEAATLRAVFGHVALLAEPGTLRGRRFGNTVAVASAAELPIPGLTRRCAGDPMPSRVVSGAELDRFVGQAAPVTDAAAEPSPPPPAGIFD, from the coding sequence GTGGGCCGACGCGACCGCGGGCACCTCACCGCACTCCCGGGCGCCACCGAGGTGGGCGGCGGGACGGCGGAGCTGCTCGCCGACGCCGACCGGGACGGCGCCTGGCAGCTGCTGGTCAACGGCACCCCGCAGTCCCACGTCGACCTGACCGACCCCGCGTACCTGGAGTTCGAGTACGTGCGGCGGATGGGCCACGTGCTCGACCTCGTCGCCGAGCCCGGACGGCCGCTGGACGTCGTGCACCTGGGCGGGGGTGCGCTGACGCTGCCCCGCTACGTGGCGGTGACCCGGCCGGGGTCGGCGCAGCGGGTGATGGAGCTCGACGAGGCGCTCACCGAGCTGGTCCGCCGGGAGCTGCCCCTGCCCCGCAACGCCCGCGTCCGGGTGCGGGGGATCGACGCCCGGGCGGGCCTGGCCGCGCTGCCCGACGCCAGCGCCGACGTCGTCCTGGTCGACGTCTTCGCCGGCGCCCGCACCCCGGCGCACCTGACCACGGTCGAGTTCGCCACCGACGTGGCCCGGGTGCTGCGCCCCGGTGGCACGACGGCCTGGAACGTCTCCGACGGCCCGCCGCTGCGGTTCGCGCGCGCCGAGGCGGCGACCCTGCGGGCCGTCTTCGGCCACGTCGCGCTGCTCGCCGAGCCCGGCACGCTGCGCGGGCGGCGGTTCGGCAACACCGTGGCGGTCGCCTCGGCGGCGGAGCTGCCGATCCCCGGGCTCACCCGCCGCTGCGCCGGTGACCCGATGCCCTCCCGGGTCGTCAGCGGCGCGGAGCTGGACCGTTTCGTCGGGCAGGCGGCCCCGGTGACCGACGCCGCCGCCGAGCCCTCGCCGCCACCACCGGCCGGCATCTTCGACTGA
- a CDS encoding YgfZ/GcvT domain-containing protein, giving the protein MSSPLLQRPGAVALDVDGGGSVAAHYGEPLPEQRRLAEGAGLVDRSDRDVVAVPGPDRLSWLHDLSSQHLRDLPDATGTEALFLDPNGRVEHHAVLTELAGTTWADLEPGTGAALAGWLQKMRFMLRVEPELRTADWALLSLVGPQGDAVLAAAGWPVPGAEHAVAPLDGGGWVRRMPAIGDGTAAVVDLLLPRAELAARADALLAAGAVLAGLDAYEALRVEARRPRAGIDSDHRTIPNELVWLSTAVHLDKGCYRGQETVARVHNLGRPPRRQVLLHLDGMSEVLPAPGTPVTAGTREVGRVGSVVRHHELGVIALALVKQSVAPDADLRVGEAVAVIDPEDAPAELDDTRAAARDRVRAVRSATMRPESTRS; this is encoded by the coding sequence ATGAGCTCGCCCCTGCTGCAGCGCCCCGGCGCGGTCGCCCTGGACGTCGACGGTGGTGGCTCGGTCGCCGCGCACTACGGGGAGCCGCTGCCCGAGCAGCGCCGGCTCGCCGAGGGCGCCGGGCTGGTCGACCGCAGCGACCGGGACGTCGTCGCCGTCCCCGGTCCCGACCGGCTGAGCTGGCTGCACGACCTGTCCTCCCAGCACCTGCGCGACCTGCCCGACGCGACCGGCACCGAGGCGCTGTTCCTCGACCCGAACGGACGGGTCGAGCACCACGCGGTGCTGACCGAGCTCGCCGGCACCACCTGGGCCGACCTCGAGCCGGGCACCGGTGCGGCGCTGGCCGGGTGGCTGCAGAAGATGCGGTTCATGCTCCGGGTGGAGCCCGAGCTGCGCACCGCGGACTGGGCCCTGCTGAGCCTGGTCGGGCCGCAGGGCGACGCGGTGCTCGCGGCGGCCGGCTGGCCGGTGCCGGGAGCGGAGCACGCCGTCGCGCCGCTGGACGGCGGGGGCTGGGTGCGCCGGATGCCCGCGATCGGCGACGGGACGGCCGCGGTCGTCGACCTGCTCCTGCCGCGGGCCGAGTTGGCCGCCCGGGCCGACGCCCTGCTGGCCGCCGGTGCGGTGCTCGCCGGGCTGGACGCCTACGAGGCGCTGCGGGTGGAGGCCCGTCGCCCGCGCGCCGGCATCGACTCCGACCACCGCACCATCCCCAACGAGCTGGTCTGGCTGAGCACCGCCGTCCACCTGGACAAGGGCTGCTACCGCGGGCAGGAGACGGTCGCCCGGGTGCACAACCTCGGCCGCCCGCCGCGCCGCCAGGTGCTGCTGCACCTGGACGGGATGAGCGAGGTGCTCCCCGCGCCCGGCACCCCGGTCACCGCCGGCACGCGCGAGGTCGGCCGGGTGGGCAGCGTGGTGCGCCACCACGAGCTGGGCGTGATCGCGCTGGCGCTGGTCAAGCAGTCCGTGGCACCGGACGCCGACCTGCGGGTCGGGGAGGCGGTCGCCGTGATCGACCCCGAGGACGCCCCGGCGGAGCTGGACGACACCCGGGCGGCGGCCCGCGACCGCGTGCGCGCCGTCCGGTCTGCGACGATGCGGCCCGAGTCGACGCGTTCGTGA
- a CDS encoding aerial mycelium formation protein, translating into MTAPLPAGGAGVDELLDPSFLDGVQQLPMADVRALRHRAEQGEVNLSYTRRLLQGRLDIVRRELQRRAEHDGRSLVDLLPEILSEKGRGPAHGLGRHQTVQPTSPEQFETWVNGLAPGVDLSDVPSLPDDQLEQAARALGEGERTLSERRRGVQQVMDTVAGELARRYREGLADVAQLLADESRHRA; encoded by the coding sequence ATGACTGCCCCTCTCCCGGCCGGCGGTGCCGGTGTCGACGAGCTGCTCGACCCGTCCTTCCTGGACGGCGTCCAGCAGCTGCCGATGGCCGACGTCCGTGCGTTGCGGCACCGCGCCGAGCAGGGGGAGGTCAACCTCTCCTACACCCGGCGGCTGCTCCAGGGCCGGCTGGACATCGTCCGCCGGGAGCTGCAGCGGCGGGCCGAGCACGACGGGCGCTCGCTGGTCGACCTGCTGCCGGAGATCCTCTCGGAGAAGGGCCGCGGCCCCGCGCACGGGCTCGGCCGGCACCAGACCGTCCAGCCGACGTCCCCGGAGCAGTTCGAGACCTGGGTCAACGGGCTGGCGCCGGGGGTGGACCTGTCCGACGTCCCGTCCCTGCCCGACGACCAGCTGGAGCAGGCCGCCCGGGCGCTCGGCGAGGGCGAGCGGACGCTGTCCGAGCGGCGCCGTGGTGTGCAGCAGGTGATGGACACCGTCGCCGGTGAGCTGGCCCGCCGCTACCGCGAGGGCCTGGCCGACGTCGCCCAGCTGCTGGCCGACGAGTCCCGGCACCGCGCCTGA
- a CDS encoding maleylpyruvate isomerase N-terminal domain-containing protein: MPAPLLTPDELHDRCIAAVVQDGERIGVLAQELAAGRTPAAGGLDTEVPWVAGWTARDLIAHLGAVHRWVTGILRAGHTRAPGSYSGIAPPHDDLHGWYALGLTELVATLRTTDPDAPAWHMSPAAAHTARDWARRQAHEHTVHRQDLEAAASLAPAPVDPVLAGDGVDELLTVVLPRWQHTAPLATARASVGVTATDLGRGWTVEVADGAVRCTDGATADADAQLSGTAAQLLLRLWGRPADVTVHGDRAAEALLRGR, encoded by the coding sequence GTGCCCGCCCCCCTGCTCACCCCCGACGAGCTGCACGACCGGTGCATCGCCGCGGTCGTGCAGGACGGCGAGCGGATCGGCGTCCTCGCCCAGGAGCTGGCCGCCGGGCGCACCCCGGCCGCCGGCGGGCTGGACACCGAGGTGCCGTGGGTGGCCGGCTGGACGGCCCGGGATCTCATCGCCCACCTCGGTGCGGTGCACCGCTGGGTCACCGGGATCCTGCGGGCCGGCCACACCCGCGCGCCCGGCTCCTACAGCGGCATCGCCCCGCCGCACGACGACCTGCACGGCTGGTACGCCCTGGGCCTGACCGAGCTGGTCGCCACGCTGCGCACCACCGACCCCGACGCGCCGGCCTGGCACATGAGCCCCGCGGCCGCCCACACCGCCCGGGACTGGGCCCGGCGGCAGGCCCACGAGCACACCGTCCACCGGCAGGACCTGGAGGCGGCCGCCTCCCTGGCCCCCGCCCCGGTCGACCCGGTGCTGGCCGGTGACGGGGTGGACGAGCTGCTGACCGTCGTCCTCCCCCGCTGGCAGCACACCGCCCCGCTGGCCACCGCCCGGGCGTCGGTCGGCGTCACCGCGACCGACCTCGGGCGCGGCTGGACCGTCGAGGTGGCCGACGGCGCCGTCCGCTGCACCGACGGCGCCACCGCCGACGCCGACGCCCAGCTCTCCGGGACGGCGGCCCAGCTGCTCCTGCGGCTGTGGGGCCGCCCGGCCGACGTGACGGTGCACGGTGACCGGGCCGCCGAGGCCCTGCTGCGGGGCCGCTGA